The following coding sequences are from one Granulicella arctica window:
- a CDS encoding glucose 1-dehydrogenase yields MPSSNTVLDLFRLDDKVALVTGSASGLGAAIATALSQAGASVACHGNRRAATDTAEAIGSAGGTAAAFRADLSSTDGAEELFRQVRGRFGQVDILINNAGTIHRAAAEDTLLEDWQKILQINLTSVFQLSQLVARDMMARNAPGKIVNIASLLSFQGGIRVPSYAASKGGVAQLTKALANEWAPKGIQVNAIAPGYFRTENTSALQADETRNRQILERIPANRWGDPQDLAGAAVFLSSRASDYVTGTVLTVDGGWMGR; encoded by the coding sequence ATGCCTTCTTCTAATACGGTTCTCGATCTCTTTCGGCTTGATGATAAGGTTGCGCTCGTTACCGGTTCGGCCAGTGGGCTGGGTGCAGCCATTGCTACGGCACTGTCGCAGGCAGGAGCCAGCGTTGCCTGCCATGGCAATCGTCGAGCCGCAACGGACACGGCTGAGGCTATCGGCTCCGCAGGTGGAACCGCAGCGGCGTTTCGCGCCGATCTATCCTCGACAGACGGAGCCGAAGAGCTCTTTCGCCAAGTGCGCGGTCGATTCGGCCAGGTGGATATTCTGATCAACAACGCCGGCACAATCCACCGTGCGGCTGCCGAGGACACGCTGCTCGAAGACTGGCAGAAGATTCTCCAGATCAACCTTACGAGCGTGTTCCAGCTCTCGCAGCTTGTGGCCCGGGACATGATGGCGCGCAATGCGCCGGGGAAGATCGTGAACATCGCTTCCCTGCTCAGCTTTCAGGGAGGTATTCGCGTGCCGTCGTATGCAGCATCGAAGGGCGGCGTTGCACAACTGACCAAGGCACTGGCGAACGAGTGGGCTCCGAAGGGCATTCAGGTAAACGCGATTGCGCCGGGATACTTTCGTACGGAGAATACCTCCGCGCTACAGGCCGACGAGACACGAAACCGGCAGATCCTGGAACGCATCCCTGCGAATCGTTGGGGCGATCCGCAGGATCTTGCCGGAGCGGCGGTGTTCCTCAGCTCGCGCGCCAGTGATTATGTAACCGGCACGGTTTTGACGGTGGATGGTGGCTGGATGGGGCGATAG
- the kduI gene encoding 5-dehydro-4-deoxy-D-glucuronate isomerase: protein MKLYQMADHVRYSRMTTDERRSTFLLEGLFQKGAIEFAYVDLDRTVIGSAFPTAFELVLKPEPELRAEYFLERRELGVLNVGGSGAVIVDGETFELDKLDCLYIGRGHREVIFTSIDPAAPAYFYLLSYPAHAEYPTRLARFKDLEGLELGSHETCNKRTIYKAIYREGIKSCQLVMGFTLLDSGSNWNTMPPHTHMRRSEVYFYFDIDPAHRVLHLMGPPQETSHLVVADKEVVVSPGWSIHSGVGTKNYAFCWGMGGENQAYDDMDGVTIADLK from the coding sequence ATGAAGCTTTATCAGATGGCGGACCATGTCCGCTATAGCCGGATGACCACAGACGAGCGCCGCTCGACCTTCCTGCTCGAAGGGCTCTTCCAGAAGGGCGCAATCGAGTTTGCGTATGTCGACCTGGATCGCACCGTAATCGGTTCTGCGTTTCCGACGGCCTTTGAACTTGTTCTCAAACCCGAACCCGAGTTACGTGCGGAGTACTTCCTGGAGCGTCGCGAACTCGGTGTCCTCAACGTCGGAGGATCCGGCGCAGTGATAGTCGACGGTGAAACCTTTGAGCTGGACAAGCTCGACTGCCTCTACATCGGTCGAGGCCACCGCGAGGTGATCTTCACCAGCATCGACCCCGCAGCGCCCGCATACTTCTACCTCCTTAGCTATCCTGCTCACGCTGAATACCCTACTCGTCTGGCCAGATTCAAAGACCTCGAGGGGCTGGAGCTCGGCTCACACGAGACCTGCAACAAGCGCACCATCTACAAAGCGATCTATCGCGAGGGCATCAAAAGCTGTCAGCTTGTGATGGGCTTCACGCTGCTCGATTCCGGCAGCAACTGGAACACCATGCCTCCGCACACCCACATGCGCCGCTCGGAGGTCTACTTCTACTTCGACATCGATCCCGCGCATCGCGTCCTGCACCTGATGGGGCCACCGCAGGAGACCAGCCATCTTGTCGTCGCGGACAAAGAGGTCGTCGTCTCCCCAGGGTGGTCCATTCACTCCGGCGTCGGGACCAAAAATTACGCCTTCTGTTGGGGTATGGGTGGCGAAAATCAGGCATACGACGACATGGACGGCGTGACCATCGCCGATCTCAAATAA